One part of the Solanum dulcamara chromosome 8, daSolDulc1.2, whole genome shotgun sequence genome encodes these proteins:
- the LOC129900858 gene encoding fruit-specific protein-like yields the protein MILLHERNHHMINLFYLFIISNIIQSVFANMAANHPPVNNFAIFFILLLAMTIAVDMPKLQVMGSCGDDCSSNSECGGWTACQWCWEKTDFNGNSYRSCSILP from the exons ATGATCCTTCTCCATGAAAGAAATCACCACATGATAAACTTATtctatttattcattattagcAATATAATTCAAAGTGTGTTTGCAAATATGGCTGCTAATCATCCACCAGTCAACAACTTTGCTATTTTCTTCATTCTTCTCTTGGCGATGACTATAGCAG TTGATATGCCAAAATTACAAGTTATGGGATCTTGTGGCGATGATTGTTCTTCTAACAGTGAGTGTGGTGGCTGGACTGCTTGTCAGTGGTGTTGGGAGAAGACGGATTTTAATGGTAATAGTTACCGCTCCTGCAGCATCTTGCCATGA
- the LOC129900195 gene encoding stem-specific protein TSJT1-like, translated as MLGVFSSSILSPPKELVAAGSRTPSPKLTGEALVNRFIKTEPSAVSVQINDLVQLAYTHNNESALLPRSFAVKDGIFCLFEGCLDNLGSLRQEYGLAKTANEVVLMIEAYKALRDRAPYPPSHVVSHLQGNFAFIVFDKSTSTLFVATDEVGKIPLYWGITADGNVAFADDANLLKGACGKSLASFPKGCFFSTAVGELRSYENPKNKITAVPATEEEIWGAKFMVEAVLTATK; from the exons ATGTTGGGTGTTTTTAGCAGCTCTATTCTGTCACCGCCAAAAGAGCTGGTGGCAGCCGGAAGCCGGACCCCGTCACCTAAGTTGACGGGGGAGGCTTTGGTGAACCGGTTCATTAAAACCGAGCCGTCAGCTGTGTCAGTTCAGATCAACGATCTTGTCCAACTCGCCTACACTCACAACAATGAATCCGCTTTACTGCCAAG GTCATTTGCTGTTAAGGATGGAATATTTTGCTTGTTTGAGGGATGTCTTGACAACTTAGGTAGTTTGAGGCAAGAATATGGGCTGGCCAAGACTGCAAATGAGGTGGTATTGATGATTGAAGCATACAAGGCACTTCGTGATCGAGCACCTTACCCTCCAAGccatgttgttagtcaccttCAAGGCAATTTTGCATTTATCGTTTTTGACAAATCCACTTCTACATTGTTTGTGGCTACT GATGAAGTGGGTAAGATACCTCTCTATTGGGGAATAACTGCTGATGGAAATGTGGCGTTTGCCGATGATGCCAATTTGCTGAAAGGTGCTTGTGGCAAGTCACTTGCTTCTTTTCCTAAAG GTTGTTTCTTCTCTACAGCAGTTGGAGAACTGAGAAGCTATGAAAATCCTAAAAACAAGATCACTGCCGTCCCTGCAACTGAGGAAGAAATATGGGGTGCTAAGTTTATG GTGGAAGCTGTTCTTACAGCCACAAAATAG
- the LOC129899347 gene encoding uncharacterized protein LOC129899347 isoform X2, with the protein MALFCSPCNNFLISPPPSFTSSAIQHVSVFKPQFPSLSIFSFKPSIVIDLSQMKPHSPKCSGSSVESFNDDDNSTTIIFLKGLAKSTSEERLKVVFSQFGDVNRVKIITNKKSKQSLGFAYIWFPDNESAQSAVQEMNGKFLDGRFIQVQMAKPGSCKPSIKTTPYKF; encoded by the exons ATGGCTCTGTTTTGCTCACCCtgtaataatttcttaatttcaccTCCCCCATCGTTTACATCATCTGCAATTCAACATGTCTCGGTTTTCAAACCCCAATTTCCTTCTCTATCCATTTTTAGTTTTAAGCCGAGTATTGTAATTGACCTGTCTCAGATGAAACCTCACTCCCCTAAGTGCTCGGGTTCTTCAGTTGAGTCatttaatgatgatgataattcTACTACAATTATATTCCTGAAAG GACTAGCAAAGTCGACATCAGAGGAAAGATTGAAGGTGGTGTTTTCACAATTTGGAGATGTCAACCGAG TCAAGATCATTACTAATAAGAAAAGTAAGCAATCGTTGGGGTTTGCATATATTTGGTTTCCCGATAATGAATCTGCACAATCTGCTGTCCAAGAGATGAATGGAAAG TTTTTAGATGGCAGGTTTATACAGGTTCAGATGGCAAAGCCTGGATCTTGCAAGCCGAGCATCAAGACAACACCTTACAAGTTCTAG
- the LOC129899347 gene encoding polyadenylate-binding protein, cytoplasmic and nuclear-like isoform X1, with translation MALFCSPCNNFLISPPPSFTSSAIQHVSVFKPQFPSLSIFSFKPSIVIDLSQMKPHSPKCSGSSVESFNDDDNSTTIIFLKGLAKSTSEERLKVVFSQFGDVNRVKIITNKKSKQSLGFAYIWFPDNESAQSAVQEMNGKMAGLYRFRWQSLDLASRASRQHLTSSRQLRSSF, from the exons ATGGCTCTGTTTTGCTCACCCtgtaataatttcttaatttcaccTCCCCCATCGTTTACATCATCTGCAATTCAACATGTCTCGGTTTTCAAACCCCAATTTCCTTCTCTATCCATTTTTAGTTTTAAGCCGAGTATTGTAATTGACCTGTCTCAGATGAAACCTCACTCCCCTAAGTGCTCGGGTTCTTCAGTTGAGTCatttaatgatgatgataattcTACTACAATTATATTCCTGAAAG GACTAGCAAAGTCGACATCAGAGGAAAGATTGAAGGTGGTGTTTTCACAATTTGGAGATGTCAACCGAG TCAAGATCATTACTAATAAGAAAAGTAAGCAATCGTTGGGGTTTGCATATATTTGGTTTCCCGATAATGAATCTGCACAATCTGCTGTCCAAGAGATGAATGGAAAG ATGGCAGGTTTATACAGGTTCAGATGGCAAAGCCTGGATCTTGCAAGCCGAGCATCAAGACAACACCTTACAAGTTCTAGGCAACTCCGATCTAGCTTCTAG